Proteins encoded in a region of the Gammaproteobacteria bacterium genome:
- a CDS encoding DedA family protein, with translation MRIFTGLYERVLQWSRHRHAPAYLSGLSFAESSFFPIPPDVMLAPMALSQPHKAWYFAFLTTVFSVLGGIAGYAIGMFAFGSLEPWLLEHGYAERLTKAQNWFDAYGLWVVLAAGFSPIPYKIFTITAGALALFFPSFVIASVIGRGARFYLVAGLIKAGGVRMEEKIRKHVEIIGWIVVVLLALLIWLISRH, from the coding sequence ATGAGAATTTTCACAGGATTGTATGAACGGGTGTTGCAATGGTCGCGACACCGTCACGCGCCGGCATATTTGTCTGGACTGAGTTTTGCCGAATCGTCTTTTTTCCCGATCCCGCCGGATGTCATGCTCGCACCAATGGCGTTGAGTCAGCCACACAAGGCCTGGTATTTTGCATTTCTGACAACTGTATTTTCAGTGCTAGGCGGAATTGCCGGATACGCGATTGGCATGTTTGCCTTTGGCAGTCTGGAACCCTGGTTACTTGAACACGGCTATGCTGAGCGTCTGACTAAAGCACAAAACTGGTTTGATGCATACGGCTTATGGGTGGTTCTTGCGGCTGGATTCTCACCGATTCCCTACAAGATATTCACCATTACAGCCGGTGCTTTGGCATTGTTTTTCCCAAGCTTTGTAATCGCCTCGGTCATTGGTCGCGGTGCCCGGTTTTATCTGGTCGCGGGTCTGATCAAGGCGGGCGGTGTCAGAATGGAAGAAAAAATTCGAAAACATGTGGAAATAATTGGCTGGATCGTTGTCGTACTCTTGGCGCTCCTGATATGGTTAATCTCCAGACATTGA
- a CDS encoding peptidoglycan DD-metalloendopeptidase family protein, with the protein MVNLQTLIRYLQMILTGFLLLAILWLQACSLAWNDSKSKAPTSSSRTTTPRAGTPRPTGKRPVTHTVQSSENFSVIARRYGIKYQDLAAWNNMSVNDIIFKGMKLKLYPPAGYTHGSNTSRSSNGSGPTIPTVASLKLDWPLRGRIINNFNAQDRTIKGIDIAGVKGQRIKAAASGKVVYAGSGLVGLGNVVVIKHNDTYLTAYGYNEKILLSEGESVEQGQEIGIIGLGLNNQRMLHFEVRKNGSPVDPLAYLPK; encoded by the coding sequence ATGGTTAATCTCCAGACATTGATTCGTTATTTGCAAATGATACTCACCGGGTTTTTGCTGTTGGCAATACTTTGGTTACAAGCTTGTAGCTTGGCGTGGAACGACAGCAAGTCAAAAGCTCCCACATCCAGTTCACGCACCACCACACCCAGAGCGGGTACACCACGACCGACCGGTAAGCGTCCGGTAACCCATACTGTGCAATCGAGCGAAAACTTTTCTGTGATTGCCAGGCGTTATGGCATTAAATATCAAGACCTGGCGGCCTGGAATAATATGAGTGTAAATGACATTATTTTCAAAGGCATGAAGTTAAAACTGTATCCGCCAGCTGGATATACTCACGGCTCAAATACATCGAGAAGTAGTAATGGTTCAGGGCCAACGATACCGACAGTAGCATCCCTAAAATTAGACTGGCCTTTGCGTGGTCGTATTATCAATAATTTTAACGCTCAGGACCGAACCATCAAAGGTATCGATATTGCCGGGGTTAAAGGTCAGCGTATCAAAGCCGCGGCCTCCGGAAAAGTGGTTTATGCAGGGAGTGGCTTGGTGGGATTGGGTAATGTGGTGGTGATTAAACACAATGATACGTACTTAACCGCGTATGGGTACAATGAAAAGATATTGCTCAGTGAAGGTGAGAGTGTTGAGCAAGGTCAGGAAATTGGCATAATTGGTTTGGGTTTAAACAATCAGCGCATGTTGCATTTTGAAGTCAGGAAGAATGGGAGTCCGGTGGATCCGCTAGCGTATTTACCCAAATGA
- the recJ gene encoding single-stranded-DNA-specific exonuclease RecJ — MSNSVKKTIIRRPVPEHQLPDTLHPAIQRIYASRGLTRDNELDLSLQNLIPVSEFKSALVAAKCLADHLEKQSRLIIIGDYDVDGATSTVIALEVLRACGWINLSYLVPDRFVYGYGLSEGIVEEAIAEGVDVIMTVDSGISSHAGVLAAQKAGVEVIITDHHLPPAELPTANCIVNPNLPQENFSAKTLCGAGVVFYLMSALLVELESRGWFSGQKIRKPKITRWLDLLALATIADVVPMHYNNRILVSQGLARIRAGQTRPGIKALFQVAKRESCLASSQDMGFAVAPRVNAAGRLDDMTIGIECLLSQNMSKAYELAEALNEINNERRAIQANDRAEAAKALQNNKLEHSSKASICLYSEDWHQGVVGLVASGLKEKHHKPAVIFAKVDDVTLKGSARSIEGLHIKHLLDGIAAAHPGVLSKYGGHAMAAGMTLEVENFQKFSEAFEQAVDEILQPEQREALTWSDGEIMADDFNMQFARQLENSGPWGNGFAEPLFDNNFELVQQSLVGQKHLRLKLRHAQSGQTINAIAFNQELLEAVANDELHVVYELNVNRFRGSESLQLLVRQISD, encoded by the coding sequence ATGTCTAATTCCGTTAAAAAAACTATAATACGTAGACCGGTTCCCGAGCACCAATTGCCGGACACACTACATCCCGCAATTCAACGCATTTACGCCAGTCGAGGCTTGACCCGTGACAATGAGCTCGACCTATCCTTGCAAAATTTGATACCGGTTAGTGAGTTTAAGTCCGCATTGGTCGCTGCCAAATGCCTGGCTGATCATTTGGAAAAACAAAGCCGTTTGATCATCATTGGCGATTACGATGTCGACGGAGCAACCAGCACGGTCATCGCTCTGGAAGTCTTGCGTGCCTGTGGATGGATAAATTTGTCTTACCTGGTGCCTGATCGCTTTGTATATGGCTACGGCCTGAGTGAAGGCATTGTTGAGGAGGCGATTGCCGAAGGCGTGGACGTGATCATGACCGTTGACAGCGGCATCAGTAGTCACGCTGGGGTGTTGGCGGCTCAAAAAGCCGGCGTTGAAGTCATTATTACCGATCATCATTTACCACCCGCCGAATTACCCACTGCTAATTGCATTGTGAATCCAAATTTACCGCAGGAAAATTTTTCCGCAAAAACATTATGCGGAGCTGGGGTGGTGTTTTATTTAATGTCGGCACTTTTGGTTGAGCTGGAGTCACGCGGCTGGTTTAGCGGGCAAAAAATCCGTAAACCTAAAATAACCCGTTGGCTGGATTTGTTGGCTCTGGCGACTATCGCGGATGTTGTGCCTATGCATTACAACAATCGCATTTTAGTTTCTCAAGGATTGGCCCGTATACGTGCCGGGCAAACGCGTCCCGGTATCAAAGCCTTGTTTCAAGTAGCCAAACGTGAAAGCTGCCTTGCCTCCAGTCAGGACATGGGGTTTGCCGTAGCGCCGCGTGTAAATGCCGCCGGTCGCCTTGATGATATGACCATTGGCATTGAGTGCTTGCTCAGTCAGAACATGAGTAAGGCCTATGAGCTTGCCGAAGCCTTAAATGAGATCAATAATGAACGCCGCGCAATACAAGCCAATGACAGAGCAGAAGCAGCTAAGGCATTACAGAACAATAAGCTCGAGCATTCCAGCAAGGCCAGCATTTGTTTATACAGTGAAGACTGGCATCAAGGTGTGGTTGGATTGGTCGCTTCCGGTTTAAAAGAAAAACATCATAAACCGGCGGTGATCTTTGCCAAAGTGGATGACGTTACACTCAAAGGATCAGCTCGATCGATCGAGGGGTTGCACATCAAACACTTACTCGATGGTATAGCTGCAGCACACCCGGGGGTGTTAAGTAAATACGGGGGACACGCTATGGCAGCGGGTATGACACTGGAAGTTGAAAATTTTCAGAAGTTTTCCGAGGCATTTGAACAAGCCGTTGATGAAATATTGCAACCCGAGCAACGCGAGGCACTCACCTGGAGTGACGGGGAAATAATGGCGGATGATTTTAATATGCAATTTGCCCGGCAATTGGAAAATAGTGGTCCTTGGGGTAATGGATTTGCCGAGCCATTGTTTGACAACAACTTTGAACTCGTGCAGCAAAGCCTGGTAGGACAAAAACATTTACGTCTTAAATTACGTCATGCACAAAGTGGTCAAACCATTAACGCCATTGCCTTCAATCAAGAGTTGTTAGAGGCAGTGGCAAATGATGAGTTGCATGTAGTCTATGAACTGAATGTAAACCGTTTTCGCGGCAGTGAATCCTTACAATTGCTGGTGCGCCAGATTTCTGATTAG
- a CDS encoding OmpA family protein gives MNKSTKILALGLSALISLNAFAAESNNSDASDWYISPLGSYIKSDQSRLTDDSGYNYRLGLGKAITDNLNLELGLDVNRFDRPSMTDLEQVGLELDALYFFNRDSAISPYLATGIGMFNTSETDDTNASWSAGLGLMTDVAFLDEAKFRTEVRFQQEYDSSDYIHDDVLLRAGVQIPFGASSKAAPKVLDKDSDGDGVNDSDDKCPATPAGTQVNSFGCEIDSDRDGVVDSKDDCPSTKYGLAVDARGCPVDSDGDGVNDANDKCPDTPAGTAVNKMGCPLDGDDDNDGVPNSKDQCPDSAQGVRIDFKGCEIKVVISLPEIYFELNSAKLTSGSLSILDGAVETLNKYQDINAEVAGHTDATGSEKYNLWLSDKRAMAVKEYLISKGIAGSRLTSKGYGESQPIADNSTREGRKANRRVDLNVVK, from the coding sequence ATGAACAAATCAACAAAAATCCTTGCACTGGGTCTGAGTGCACTCATAAGCTTAAACGCATTTGCCGCGGAATCAAACAATTCGGACGCCAGTGATTGGTACATTAGTCCGTTGGGCTCCTACATCAAATCCGATCAAAGCCGACTGACAGATGATAGCGGATATAACTACCGCCTTGGTCTGGGTAAAGCCATTACCGACAATTTAAACCTCGAGCTGGGTCTTGACGTGAATCGTTTTGATCGCCCAAGCATGACTGACCTTGAACAAGTCGGACTAGAACTCGATGCCTTGTATTTTTTCAATCGTGACAGTGCTATTTCTCCTTATCTCGCAACAGGTATTGGCATGTTCAATACCAGTGAGACCGACGATACCAACGCAAGCTGGTCTGCTGGACTGGGGTTAATGACCGATGTTGCATTTCTGGATGAAGCCAAATTTCGTACCGAGGTTCGTTTCCAGCAAGAGTACGATTCAAGCGATTACATTCATGACGATGTTTTGCTAAGAGCCGGAGTGCAAATTCCTTTTGGTGCAAGTTCCAAAGCTGCACCTAAAGTTTTAGACAAAGACAGCGATGGAGATGGTGTAAACGATTCAGACGATAAATGTCCAGCCACACCTGCTGGTACTCAAGTGAATTCATTCGGTTGTGAGATAGATTCTGACCGGGATGGCGTTGTTGACAGTAAAGACGATTGCCCTAGCACCAAGTATGGTTTAGCTGTGGATGCACGTGGCTGCCCGGTAGATTCTGATGGTGACGGCGTTAATGATGCAAATGACAAGTGCCCGGATACTCCAGCTGGTACTGCGGTAAACAAAATGGGTTGCCCACTTGACGGTGACGATGACAATGATGGCGTGCCAAACAGCAAGGATCAATGTCCAGATTCTGCGCAAGGTGTGCGCATAGATTTCAAGGGCTGCGAGATAAAAGTTGTTATTTCATTACCCGAAATATACTTTGAGCTTAACTCAGCCAAATTAACCTCTGGTTCGTTGAGTATCCTGGATGGCGCAGTTGAAACACTGAACAAGTATCAGGACATCAATGCCGAAGTTGCCGGTCACACTGATGCCACTGGCTCCGAGAAATACAACTTGTGGCTCTCGGACAAACGTGCCATGGCCGTGAAAGAGTATCTCATCTCTAAAGGTATTGCAGGTTCGCGCCTGACCTCAAAAGGCTATGGTGAAAGCCAGCCGATTGCCGACAATTCAACTCGAGAAGGCCGCAAAGCCAATCGCCGCGTGGATCTGAATGTGGTTAAATAA
- the prfB gene encoding peptide chain release factor 2 (programmed frameshift), translating into MEINSLETNVNDLLQRTDALRGFFDYDIKKERLEEVVLELENPDVWGNPDTAQALGKERAALESIVQNIDELSRGLSDTRDLLQMAAEENDEETVISLISDIDTFTNRVEELEFRRMFSGELDANNAFLDIQAGAGGTEAQDWSEMLLRMYLRWAEKHGWKTELIEASPGDVAGIKSATVKITGDYAFGWSKTETGVHRLVRKSPFDSSNKRHTSFASVFVSPEIDDSFEVEIDPSDLRIDVYRASGAGGQHVNKTESAVRITHEPSGIVVQCQNGRSQHQNKATAMTQLKAKLYEQEMLKRNAESQAMEDSKSDVGWGSQIRSYVLDQSRIKDLRTGVENSNTQSVLDGDLDKFVEASLKQGL; encoded by the exons ATGGAAATCAACAGTTTAGAAACTAACGTAAATGATTTGTTGCAAAGAACCGACGCGCTGCGG GGTTTCTTTGACTACGACATCAAAAAAGAACGTCTTGAAGAGGTGGTTTTAGAGCTGGAAAACCCCGATGTTTGGGGAAATCCCGATACTGCACAAGCCTTGGGAAAGGAACGGGCCGCGCTGGAAAGCATTGTGCAAAATATAGACGAGTTAAGCCGTGGCCTCTCGGATACTCGAGATCTACTGCAAATGGCGGCCGAAGAAAATGATGAAGAAACCGTCATTTCATTGATCAGCGATATTGACACCTTTACCAACAGGGTCGAAGAGCTCGAATTCAGGCGAATGTTTTCCGGCGAACTGGATGCGAATAACGCCTTTTTGGATATACAGGCAGGCGCCGGTGGAACCGAGGCCCAGGACTGGTCAGAAATGTTATTGCGCATGTACCTACGCTGGGCCGAAAAACACGGGTGGAAAACCGAATTGATCGAAGCCTCGCCGGGTGATGTGGCCGGAATTAAAAGCGCTACCGTTAAAATTACCGGCGATTATGCCTTTGGTTGGTCGAAAACCGAGACCGGGGTACATCGTTTGGTGCGTAAATCGCCCTTTGATTCCAGTAACAAACGCCACACTTCATTTGCCTCGGTGTTTGTTTCACCCGAAATTGATGATTCATTCGAAGTCGAGATTGATCCATCTGATCTGCGCATTGATGTGTACCGTGCTTCTGGCGCTGGAGGTCAGCACGTTAACAAAACCGAATCGGCAGTACGTATCACGCACGAGCCCTCGGGTATTGTGGTGCAGTGTCAAAACGGGCGCTCCCAGCACCAGAATAAAGCCACAGCAATGACCCAGCTAAAAGCCAAATTGTATGAACAGGAAATGCTTAAGCGCAATGCTGAAAGTCAGGCCATGGAAGACAGTAAGTCCGATGTGGGTTGGGGCAGCCAGATCCGCTCCTATGTGTTGGATCAATCTCGAATCAAAGACTTGCGTACCGGCGTTGAAAACTCGAATACCCAGTCGGTATTGGATGGTGATCTGGATAAATTTGTCGAGGCCTCATTAAAACAAGGTCTTTAA
- the lysS gene encoding lysine--tRNA ligase has product MSENLDENQLIAERRRKLKELRQTSAANQKTAFPNQFRRNASAEELHALYENRDKATLEELGVEVAVAGRIMAKRVMGKASFVHIQDHTGRIQLYLRRDDLPEGVYADFKTWDIGDIVGGKGKLFKTNKGELSVHCDNIELLTKSLRPLPEKYHGLTDTETRYRKRYVDLIMNQESRAVFQKRTRIIAHIRGLLNALSFMEVETPMMHPIPGGAVARPFKTHHNALDMQLYLRIAPELYLKRLTVGGFEKVYEINRSFRNEGLSTRHNPEFTMLELYWAYADFNDLMDLVEHMVRSLATMLFGDGKVVNDGKEFDLSKAFTRLTVADSILQYNPDFDAEKIRDRDYLVSYCEKLGISTKDSFAQGKLQIEIFEKTVEDRLIEPTFITMYPTEVSPLSRRNDADPFLTDRFEFFIGGRELANGFSELNDAEDQAERFKAQVEQKDAGDDEAMFYDADYVEALEYGMPPTAGLGVGIDRLVMFLTDSASIRDVLLFPLMRPE; this is encoded by the coding sequence ATGTCCGAAAATCTTGATGAGAACCAATTAATTGCTGAGCGTCGCCGTAAACTAAAAGAGTTACGTCAAACCAGTGCTGCTAATCAGAAGACTGCATTTCCGAATCAGTTTAGACGTAATGCTTCAGCCGAAGAACTGCATGCCTTGTATGAGAACCGTGACAAAGCAACGCTGGAGGAATTGGGCGTGGAAGTGGCTGTGGCGGGTCGCATTATGGCCAAACGTGTCATGGGAAAAGCCAGCTTTGTGCATATTCAGGATCACACCGGTCGTATTCAATTGTATCTGCGGCGCGATGACCTGCCTGAAGGCGTGTATGCCGATTTCAAGACCTGGGATATTGGTGACATTGTAGGTGGCAAAGGCAAATTATTTAAAACCAATAAAGGCGAGTTGTCGGTGCATTGTGACAATATTGAATTACTGACCAAATCTCTGCGACCCTTGCCGGAAAAATATCATGGCCTGACCGATACGGAAACCCGCTATCGCAAGCGTTATGTAGACCTTATTATGAATCAGGAATCGCGTGCGGTTTTTCAAAAACGCACACGTATAATCGCGCATATTCGCGGCTTGTTGAACGCGCTGTCTTTTATGGAGGTCGAAACCCCGATGATGCACCCGATTCCGGGTGGAGCAGTAGCAAGGCCTTTTAAAACCCATCACAACGCATTGGACATGCAATTGTATTTACGCATTGCACCTGAGTTGTATTTGAAACGTCTCACCGTGGGTGGCTTTGAAAAGGTGTACGAGATCAATCGAAGCTTTCGTAATGAAGGCCTTTCTACCCGTCACAATCCCGAATTCACAATGTTAGAGCTGTACTGGGCCTATGCCGATTTTAATGATCTCATGGATCTGGTTGAGCACATGGTGCGTAGCCTGGCTACTATGTTATTTGGAGATGGCAAGGTTGTGAATGATGGAAAAGAATTTGATCTGAGCAAAGCCTTCACTCGCTTGACGGTCGCTGATTCAATATTGCAATATAACCCGGATTTCGACGCAGAAAAAATTCGCGATCGTGATTACCTTGTGTCTTACTGTGAAAAATTAGGCATCTCGACCAAGGATTCGTTTGCACAAGGCAAGCTTCAAATTGAAATATTTGAAAAGACGGTTGAAGATCGTTTGATCGAACCCACTTTCATCACCATGTATCCAACGGAAGTCTCGCCACTGTCACGACGTAATGATGCTGATCCATTTTTAACCGACCGTTTTGAATTTTTCATCGGTGGACGTGAACTCGCTAATGGCTTCTCCGAGTTGAATGACGCCGAAGACCAGGCCGAGCGGTTTAAGGCGCAAGTGGAACAAAAAGATGCCGGCGATGATGAAGCCATGTTTTACGATGCAGATTATGTTGAGGCACTTGAATACGGTATGCCACCAACCGCAGGACTGGGTGTAGGAATAGACAGACTGGTTATGTTCTTAACAGACTCGGCATCGATCCGGGATGTATTGTTGTTTCCATTGATGCGACCCGAGTAA
- a CDS encoding TonB-dependent receptor → MNISIKTPGRSVLLLCIVVLFSFSVVYAQDGTHEEHTEHHNIEEVVVTGVLNKSQKETVAPIAVLDQEALRENAASTIGDMLKSQVGVNSVSFGPGVGQPVIRGHGANRVQVLQNGSGALDASNTSQDHANAIEGMLAERIEIVRGPSTLLYGNGAIGGVVNVIDKRIRSDLPESTSGALEFRKNDVNNGNTGVAMLSGAAGNFAWHVDGVLHSNDNVSIPGFALKDSAEMSSFGILENSDSEKRVYGAGLTFIADAGYIGLSINDIDNQYGLPPGAHEHEESHADEDEEFTRLDMQQTRVDLKAEYSPLSSWVNKYSASLTLNDYMHSELEGEEIGTVYDNQGQELRVNAHHQGVSTDLNGSLGLHYVNRDFVAKGEEVFIPEANINALGIYLIESLTLDKLTFEGGIRLDQQRIDINSHCDPRHNSISSNLGLIWNVNSQGSLHFSISRSQRAPAVEELFSNFQSTGCNPSSNLPNPDALVEHAATRRLEIGDPGLQKETSLNYEIGYRHHQGRITGEATTYINAIDDYIYLSDIADFDDAIISRYLQEDARFIGAEADIDVLLFETGRGNKVNFSIFGEYVAAELLRGPYVPRIPPQRSGIELSFTGQDWSVKVRDTLVYSQKKLAARESKHYSYKRIDVYADYHWHVGDKQFQFFANGRNLSNEEIRNHASFTKEFAPEPGRSIELGVRYVF, encoded by the coding sequence ATGAATATTTCAATTAAAACCCCCGGTCGATCCGTATTATTACTATGTATTGTTGTTCTTTTTTCTTTTTCAGTCGTATACGCACAGGATGGGACTCATGAAGAACATACCGAGCATCATAATATTGAAGAAGTTGTTGTTACCGGGGTATTGAACAAATCTCAAAAAGAGACTGTTGCCCCTATTGCTGTGCTTGATCAAGAGGCACTGCGCGAAAATGCCGCCAGTACAATTGGAGATATGCTGAAATCTCAGGTTGGGGTCAATTCGGTTTCATTTGGACCCGGAGTTGGTCAACCGGTGATTCGGGGGCATGGCGCCAACCGAGTGCAGGTATTACAAAATGGCAGTGGTGCATTAGATGCCTCAAATACCAGTCAGGATCATGCCAATGCAATCGAAGGTATGCTTGCAGAACGCATAGAGATAGTACGTGGACCATCAACTTTACTATATGGTAATGGTGCAATTGGCGGGGTTGTTAATGTGATTGATAAACGCATTCGTTCTGATCTGCCGGAAAGTACTTCAGGTGCCCTGGAATTTCGAAAAAATGACGTCAATAATGGAAACACGGGGGTTGCCATGCTCTCCGGAGCGGCTGGTAATTTTGCCTGGCATGTTGATGGCGTTCTTCATTCGAATGACAATGTGTCAATTCCAGGTTTTGCACTCAAGGACTCTGCTGAAATGAGCAGTTTTGGTATTCTGGAAAATTCAGACAGTGAAAAGCGTGTTTATGGTGCCGGACTGACATTCATCGCTGATGCCGGGTACATAGGCTTGTCAATTAATGACATCGACAATCAATATGGCTTGCCACCCGGTGCACATGAGCATGAGGAATCACACGCAGACGAGGATGAGGAATTTACCCGCCTGGATATGCAACAAACCCGAGTAGACCTCAAAGCCGAATATTCACCGCTTTCGTCATGGGTAAATAAGTATTCAGCGAGTTTAACACTCAATGATTACATGCATAGTGAACTGGAAGGCGAGGAAATTGGAACGGTTTATGACAATCAAGGTCAAGAATTGAGAGTTAATGCACATCATCAAGGTGTATCAACTGACCTGAACGGGTCGCTGGGTTTGCATTATGTGAATCGGGATTTTGTGGCAAAAGGTGAAGAAGTTTTTATTCCGGAGGCAAATATCAATGCTTTGGGCATCTACCTGATCGAGAGTTTAACTTTGGATAAATTAACATTTGAAGGTGGAATTCGTCTAGATCAACAACGAATCGATATTAATAGTCATTGTGATCCGCGCCATAATTCAATTTCATCAAATCTGGGCTTGATATGGAATGTAAACAGCCAAGGAAGTTTGCATTTTTCTATTAGTCGCTCACAACGGGCGCCTGCCGTCGAAGAACTTTTTTCCAATTTTCAAAGTACTGGTTGCAACCCAAGTAGTAATTTACCTAATCCTGATGCGCTAGTGGAGCATGCCGCAACCAGACGTCTTGAAATTGGTGATCCAGGTTTACAAAAAGAGACTTCGTTGAATTATGAAATTGGCTATCGTCATCACCAAGGCCGAATTACTGGCGAAGCAACAACCTACATTAATGCTATAGATGATTATATCTATCTATCCGACATTGCAGATTTTGATGATGCAATTATCAGCCGTTATCTTCAGGAGGACGCCCGTTTCATAGGTGCTGAAGCAGATATTGATGTACTGCTATTTGAGACTGGCCGGGGCAATAAAGTTAATTTTTCTATATTTGGCGAGTATGTGGCAGCGGAGTTGCTTCGCGGACCTTATGTGCCAAGAATTCCACCACAACGAAGCGGAATTGAATTAAGTTTCACTGGACAAGACTGGAGTGTAAAAGTCAGAGACACTTTGGTTTATTCACAGAAAAAACTGGCGGCCAGGGAATCAAAACATTATTCCTATAAGCGCATTGATGTTTATGCGGATTATCATTGGCATGTTGGAGATAAGCAATTTCAGTTTTTTGCCAATGGGCGCAATTTAAGTAATGAAGAAATTCGTAATCATGCATCGTTTACAAAAGAATTTGCACCTGAGCCCGGGCGTTCAATTGAATTGGGTGTTCGTTACGTTTTTTAG
- a CDS encoding sensor domain-containing diguanylate cyclase: MKTPPRPINEISRLETLQSLKILDTPPEERFDRYTRLASSIFDVPIALVSLVDSHRQWFKSSCGLDVSETPRSVSVCGHVINQNDIFVVEDLTKDDRFFDNPLVSNDPKLRFYAGVPLQPLNGYKLGSFCVLDYEPRSFTDKDRKDLLDLASMVSDELVLYVDELTGLTNRRGFNMIAQTVLSAAHRSKNIVSVVMLDMDHFKYINDQFGHIAGDRALKIFADCMTQVFRESDVISRFGGDEFCVLLSNTSKQDAVTGLERLRELLDEANANPQNEFQLAFSAGVVESGMFGAPSIENLMSEADRLLYAEKSPKQKMTQSIL; this comes from the coding sequence ATGAAAACGCCACCACGACCGATTAATGAGATCTCACGACTCGAGACCTTGCAATCGTTAAAAATTCTGGATACCCCGCCGGAAGAACGCTTTGATCGTTACACGCGTCTGGCCTCGAGTATTTTTGATGTACCGATCGCCCTGGTTAGTCTGGTGGACAGCCATCGCCAATGGTTCAAATCCTCATGCGGTCTCGACGTAAGCGAAACGCCTCGCAGTGTGTCGGTGTGTGGCCATGTAATTAACCAAAATGACATCTTTGTGGTTGAAGACCTGACCAAGGATGACCGCTTTTTTGATAACCCCCTGGTATCCAATGACCCCAAATTGCGTTTCTACGCAGGCGTTCCATTACAACCATTAAATGGATACAAGCTGGGCAGTTTTTGTGTATTGGATTATGAGCCTCGCTCTTTTACAGACAAAGATCGCAAAGACCTTCTTGATCTGGCCTCCATGGTTTCTGATGAGCTGGTGTTATATGTCGATGAATTAACCGGTCTGACAAATCGGCGCGGCTTTAACATGATCGCACAGACAGTACTTAGTGCTGCACACCGCTCCAAAAACATTGTTTCTGTGGTCATGCTGGATATGGACCATTTCAAATATATAAATGATCAATTCGGACATATTGCGGGTGACAGGGCGTTGAAAATATTTGCCGATTGCATGACCCAGGTGTTTAGAGAGTCCGATGTGATCTCGCGATTTGGCGGGGACGAGTTTTGTGTGCTGCTCTCAAATACCAGCAAGCAGGACGCGGTAACCGGACTTGAACGCTTGCGTGAATTGCTCGATGAAGCAAACGCAAATCCGCAAAACGAGTTTCAATTGGCCTTTAGCGCGGGTGTGGTTGAGAGTGGCATGTTTGGCGCTCCGTCGATTGAAAACCTCATGAGCGAAGCCGACCGATTGCTCTATGCTGAAAAGTCGCCAAAACAGAAGATGACCCAAAGTATTCTTTAG